gacaaaaacaattGGGCataagttcttaaaacttaggCCACTTTCTCCTGTATAAAACTAGAAATACTGTGAGCAAAGCTCACTTAGTGACTATGATACCCTCCCTCCCCTGTaggtataaaataaattaaattagGAGGTTCATAATTGTATATGTAACAGTagatccctgaaagtttcatagAATTCTGTTGAGTGGAGAGGGGTAGCAGATAGGAGGTGgggatggatggacagacaacaggatcatttaaaaaactgcttgggggggggggggtataacaagTTTAAGACTGCATGTACTACAGTTTGCCATCTCaacataaaacaagaggcccatgggccacatcgctcacctgagtgacCTTGGGCCTCacactctatatcaggaagctctaaGGTAAATGTTGTCTTTTggttttgagaagatttttaatatatattcaaatgtaaaactttgatcccctattgtggccccaccataCCCCTTGGgtcatgatttgtacaaacttgaatttctgctatatcaggaagcttccatataaatctcagctttcctggcccagtggttctggagaagaagatttttaaagatttctgcTATAtaatcacatgtaaaactttgatcccctattgtggccccattgtACCCACGGGGGtcgtgatttgaacaaacttgaatctcctctatatcaggaagcttccatataaatttcagctttcctggcccagtggttcttgagaagaagatttttaaatgacaccaccctatttttgtattttcgtgattatctcccctttgaagggggcctggttcttcatttgaacaaacttgaagccccttcacccaaggatgatgtgtaccaagtttggttgaatatggcccagcggttcttgagaagaagtcgaaaatgtgaaaagttaacggacagacagacagacgacggacaacaggcgatcagaaaagctcacttgaaccttcggttcaggtgagctaaaacactAATAGCAACATAGAATAAATACTTCAAACACCTTACTTGTTCACGGGTTAGCTTTTTATCACTGTAAACACATCTTGGCTTGGAACACTCTCCACAGACAATTACGTCCCGGACCTTCTGGGTCTTGAATATCTCCCGGTTGATTCGATCATTTACACTGGCAGGATCATCGCGTACTTGGGCACTTGGTCTATGTTCATCCCCTGTTTCCTGTCCATACATCTATCAAATAAAGTTGAGATATCAGAGCTGCTATTATCATAAGACTTGTATTACTTGCAAACTAAGATTTAATAAATCAACTGTCAGTTGAAGTTAATCAACTGGGACTGGGGAGCAACTGGGTCATTCagatcaaaatttcaaataagaAATGCACAATGACATCATGTAACAAAGAATCCCTTAAAGTTTCACATAATTTTGTTGAGTTCTTGTAGAGGAGTAGTGGATGGGAAGAGAGAACGAAAAacagcacacacacacattccCGCTCCCACAAGTGGGGGAATACAGTAACATTATAACAATAAGCTTTAAAGATGGAGGATCTtgtgaaatatttgtatacatTATGCTTACGTTTTCCAGATTAAATTCTAGTTTTTAAGATTAAACTCACAGAAATTATATCTACATGGAGATAGAAAGAGCCAAGGCACATGGTTATTCAAGTACATGCCCCTAAAGTTGAACTGCACTTGAAATAGCATAATTCCATTAAATCAATAAATGATTTTGTAATTGTGTACATTAATTGATTGTTAATATGCATAGGATGTGTTTGGATGTGTTTTGTGACTAATtacattttaaactttattttgaCCGCAAAGTTATATTTACCTCTTGAAAAGAAAGATATTGACCATCTTCTCCAGCGACGGGGTTGGGCAGAAAGTGTAAACTCTGGAACTCATCATCTGGAAGCCTTGGGGGGTTGATGACCGTGCAGTATGCACAACTGCTGCACTTTTTTAACTGGAACATGTAATGAGAACTGCTCCCATGATCTGACAGGAAGGTCTGAAATTACAACGTTAAAGTAATATAATATTCTAAAACAgtcattaaaattttatgatctctatacatgtatatacattgttcATAATGAAATGAACTGAGTTAGTACCATGTTATTGATATAATAATAGATGTTTGAGCCACTAATATggtagaaataaaatgaaatagacAATGCAAGGGATTACATAAAAAGATTTAGCTATGGAAATACTGTTTTATTACCTGTAAGTTTTTCATTTTGCGCAACTCTGCAGTTGACATATCAACAGTGAGATCAGAATTGAGGACCCGACAGACAACATCAAGAGATGCTTGAATTTCTTCATCTGGAATGCCTGTGTATgcttctaaatattcatttttgagTTTCATTCTTTTGAATCGAGCGTTAACAAGTTCAACAACACTTCCAACAGATTCAGCAAAAGCCTCTCTGAAACCAGTCTTGATGTTGGCCAAGTTACGCACAGCACTTAGGGTAGATTTGTGTTTGACGGAATTTTCAAACACAGGATCCATGTCTTTTCGTGCCAAAGCAACATGTTGCAATGCTAAATTCAAAACTGACATACAACGTTCTGCGGGATTCATCCAGCTGTGGTTAGGTGCAGTTCTTAAAGCAATCAACATGTCAAGATCAAGTTGAATGAACAACTGAACAAGGGATAGTTTGACCGTTTCAAAAGTCACTCTGTGATCTGGCCCACCATCCGTCATCAAACACAATACTGGGGTGTTTAGATTAATATTGTCATCAGAATTATGTTCGCGTAAAATCCTGGTGAGCTCTGTTGCATGTCGATATGGTGTGGATGGTTGGAAAACCTTGTCTTTGGTAGTAACATAAATTTTCCCATTAAAAAAGCTGTCATTACTGTGCCGTGGTATCCTAGAGACAAAAGTAACAGATGGCACAATACCTGCAACATGGAAATCATGGTCAGTGCATACAAGTTTTGGACCATCGGAGGGAGTCAAAACTTTGTTATGTCCCCTTACTCCTGTACTGATAGGTATTCCAGGTTCTCCAACTGGTATGATAGCCTTATCATCTAAGCATACAAATGTCACATTTTCACGATTTGAAACGCAAAACTCCTTCAAATATCTAAATGATGTAGCGACATACCTTGCGTCAACATGGTTAACTCTTGCAAGACGTGTTTGCACTCGAAATTTCACATTAAACCTGCCAGAATACTTTAAAGCAGTTTTTTGAAATGTactgtttggttgaaattgtaaGCGTACTGTTTCACTGCACGGAATTGGTGTGCCATCAGGTACTCTCTTTGAAATTTGATCTCTTAATTCCTCAATGGATATTGCCATTGGCAAGTAAAGTTCTTCCCCGTGCCGTCTTTCGTTAACATGTAAGAGCTGTTCATCAAAGTATTTACCCATTTCTTCAAAGAAAACACCAAATTTGGAATCGACATCCTTCCCATTTAAAGATCTGTAATCAAGAAGAATGGAAGGGTCATCACCATCAAGTAATATCGATGCTACACGATCATCAATTTCTCCTTGTTCACTTGATTCCCAAGTAGACTCACATCCAGTAAGTTCGAAGAAAATGTTTCGAAGCAAGGATTTTGGAGCTTTCACATTTTTATAATAACGATTTATGAAATCCTTTCTCATGGACCTAGTGGAAAACTTTGGTAgagatttgtttattttgttaacaattttcatatttttctcagaaacctCCACATTGTCTGCTCCATCTCCTGGTACTTTCCAAATAAAGTTCAAGGTACCTATCGAACCACCATATGCCATTCTATAAAGCATCACTGGAACATCTAATTCcaaatttgaaatatacttTCTTCgtttaagtctattctcagggGTGTAAGTATCGAGATCAATAAACCGAAAACATTCAACACTACTTATATCTTTTTGCAGATGCATGTAAATGTTCAGATTGCAGCTCTCATTTTCAGGTTTTGGTGGAATGTATTTTAAGGTCGTGTCCGACTCTAGTGAGCGTGAAGGAGAACTAGATTTGTTAGAATAAGTCTTATGACGAGCATTATCTTTGTCTAGTCTGGCTTTATATTTGGTCAGAGTGGCAAGAAGCAATTCCAAATCAGATGAGAGTTGTTTGTTTCTAGAAGAGGACATTGATGGAAATGACAAGGCTTTGGTCAGATCCATTGAGAGCTCATTCAGTCTTTCAGATTTAATAAGTGGTATTCTATGATGCAGCTTCTTAAATTCATTGTAGCCATGAAATGAACTAAAGCATTTGGGTATTGGGCATCCACTTTCCTTAAGTTTGGCATGAGCATGATCTACATACCATAACGAATTTCTCAAAGTCTTGATAACATATTCAGCAGTATCAATAGAATTTTGTGTCCACCCATATCCCTTGGATTCCATCCAATCAATTAGATCACACTGAAGTCTTTGAGGACCAGATAATTTCTTTTCACCTTCAGGTTTCGGTTTAGGAGGTAATATGATACTTGAGCTACTGTGCATTAGTAAAGCAAAAGCGTTTTTAGTGCCGCTACATGATGCAGGTGCAGGGTTATGTTCATGACATGAATTGGAACTAGTTAAAGCAAGTGTCCGAGTAATAATAAATTGCACAAACTTACACCCGAGTGTAGCAGCTATTTCTGAAACATCCATATCAGCATTGTCTGCGAGCATGAACTGGGCTTGTCTGTCTTCTCGTAGTCGTATCTCCACGATCGAATCCGTAGATAAAGTGATGTTTTTGGAATGAACACATTTCTCGAACAATTCGGAGAATGTACCCCCTGTAAAATTCGTGGCGGTGTTTGAAAGTATATCCGCCCCATCCTGGTCACTTATTCTTACCACGAGCACAGGCATTCTTGTAAGAATCTGTAATATTCTCGCAATGCAGTCAATTTGACAACCACGCGGTAAATTTATGATACATTCAATGTAGTTTAGATGTGGACACGTACGGTTTTAAAGCCCTTAATTTCAAGCGCAAACGTgacttaaaaaataaaaccaaaagtAAGAGTCGAAAATGTGCGGAAAACGGACAATTTATTTCCGGATGcgggatattttttttaatattattatttgaAAAGCTGTAAATTACGTGCGCGCGGGTCCGGCGACCAAGTTTTTAATTTGGTGTGGCCTAAATAAGTTGCTTATACACACCTTAGAATAATACACTCTATCTTCTTCAATTCTCTGCACCTACTATACATACAGTTGACATACTATCTGGGTCTATCTTTGGTTCCATAAGCAGCatctttatttagttttggtgaATACGTTCctgaataaatatacatatacgagtacaatgcatgtacattgaagaaaaatatctaaagctt
This genomic window from Ostrea edulis unplaced genomic scaffold, xbOstEdul1.1 scaffold_73, whole genome shotgun sequence contains:
- the LOC130051170 gene encoding uncharacterized protein LOC130051170; translation: MPVLVVRISDQDGADILSNTATNFTGGTFSELFEKCVHSKNITLSTDSIVEIRLREDRQAQFMLADNADMDVSEIAATLGCKFVQFIITRTLALTSSNSCHEHNPAPASCSGTKNAFALLMHSSSSIILPPKPKPEGEKKLSGPQRLQCDLIDWMESKGYGWTQNSIDTAEYVIKTLRNSLWYVDHAHAKLKESGCPIPKCFSSFHGYNEFKKLHHRIPLIKSERLNELSMDLTKALSFPSMSSSRNKQLSSDLELLLATLTKYKARLDKDNARHKTYSNKSSSPSRSLESDTTLKYIPPKPENESCNLNIYMHLQKDISSVECFRFIDLDTYTPENRLKRRKYISNLELDVPVMLYRMAYGGSIGTLNFIWKVPGDGADNVEVSEKNMKIVNKINKSLPKFSTRSMRKDFINRYYKNVKAPKSLLRNIFFELTGCESTWESSEQGEIDDRVASILLDGDDPSILLDYRSLNGKDVDSKFGVFFEEMGKYFDEQLLHVNERRHGEELYLPMAISIEELRDQISKRVPDGTPIPCSETVRLQFQPNSTFQKTALKYSGRFNVKFRVQTRLARVNHVDARYVATSFRYLKEFCVSNRENVTFVCLDDKAIIPVGEPGIPISTGVRGHNKVLTPSDGPKLVCTDHDFHVAGIVPSVTFVSRIPRHSNDSFFNGKIYVTTKDKVFQPSTPYRHATELTRILREHNSDDNINLNTPVLCLMTDGGPDHRVTFETVKLSLVQLFIQLDLDMLIALRTAPNHSWMNPAERCMSVLNLALQHVALARKDMDPVFENSVKHKSTLSAVRNLANIKTGFREAFAESVGSVVELVNARFKRMKLKNEYLEAYTGIPDEEIQASLDVVCRVLNSDLTVDMSTAELRKMKNLQTFLSDHGSSSHYMFQLKKCSSCAYCTVINPPRLPDDEFQSLHFLPNPVAGEDGQYLSFQEMYGQETGDEHRPSAQVRDDPASVNDRINREIFKTQKVRDVIVCGECSKPRCVYSDKKLTREQEELLLRLKEEHLYTCGDSLVPEDVEDPGMVVREAVNCLTEVETSYFSTSLKHYLPPVCVHCGKVDNLLDDTDPYISALYEKYSVVRPLCEYCKNTGKDARTWGKKFLPKKCKR